CCTAGAGGGCCCGGTCGATTTATTCGATGATCCCGTATTCGATTACTCGCGGCAATTAGCGGCGACCGTCACGGACTATATAAGGAGAATGGGTCCAATAATGCCTCACAGATTGCCGCCTGAGGAAATGGAGTACACAACCATTTCACAAGTACTAAAGGAGGTTAAGTCGCTTCCACTGGATGAATACGAGAAAGATAGGGAAGGCGCATTAAAATCATTGACCTCTAAGTGAATATTAATCGTTAATTCCTAACTCAGAAAAACTGAGTGTAACCGTTCTCCTCTTCTTTGAAGCTATTAATAATAGAGTTAAAGTCATTCGGTGANCCCCCTAAGTTTATATAATTAATGGAGCGACGGATAATACATGAGGTTTCCAATTCTCGTGATAAACATGAAGGCCTATCCCGAAATAATAGGTCAAGGCTCGGTTCAATTAGCTAAAGTGGCCGAAGACGTATCCAAAGAGCTGGGGGTATCCATAGCCGTTGCTCCGCCGCTCACTGAGTTGAGGAGGGTAGTTGAGGCCGTGTCAATAGATGTATTCGCACAATCCGCCGATCCGGTACGGCCGGGAGCAGCCACAGGCTACACGCCTCTTGAAATGATTAAGGAAACGGGGGCCCGNGGCGTTATTCTTAATCATAGTGAGCATAGATTATTATTGAATGACTTGACATGGNTGATAGGTAGGGCAAAGGAACTCGGCCTGGAGCAATTAGTGTGCGCCCCGGATCCAGAATCAAGTGCCGCGGTTGCCGCCTTATCGCCCACAGCCGTGGCTGTTGAGCCTCCGGAATTAATAGGTACAGGCAAGGCGGTCAGCAAGGAGAAGCCTGGAGTAATCACTAGGACCGTTGAATTAGTGTCTAGGATAAATCCCGGCATCAATGTTATCACCGGTGCAGGCATAGAATCCGGCAGTGATGTTGAGGCCGCCCTAAGGTTGGGAACCAAGGGAGTTCTAGTGGCTAGTGCAATAGTTAGGGCTAAGAATTGGCGGGAGAAGGTGCTTGAATTAGCTCGTCCACTGCAATTGGCCTCATTCCCGCCTTAAAAGACGAGGTTTGCCGCCCTTATTACTATTAGTTTCTATTGTTTTAATATATTATTATATTTGTCCCTTAACGTCTTCTTATCGACTTTGCCTGTGCTGGTTAACGGCAATTCATCCAGTATAACTACCTTATCCGGGAGCCACCACTTAGGTATGACGCCCTTAATTACATATTGCTCTAAGTGATGTATGATATCCTCCTCCTTTAATTGCTGGCCCTTCTTTGGCACCACTAATGCAATTGGTCTCTCGCCCCACTTATCATGTGAAACGCCTATCACTGCCACTGCTGCAACGCTTGTGTGGGTGGATATTAAGTCCTCTAGCCTAAGGCTGCTTATCCATTCGCCGCCCGATTTGACCACATCTTTCATTCTATCAACTATTTTAACGTAGCCATCCTCGAACTTAACTGCTGCATCGCCTGTATGGAACCATCCATTACGCCATGCATTCTTGGTCTTCTCTGGATCACCCATATATTCCTTGAATAACCATGGTGAACGCACGGCTATTTCCCCAATGGTCTTGCCATCGGGAGGAACATCTCTATCGTACTCATCCACCACCCTCAAGTCAACTAATGCAACGGGGAGGCCTGTTCTGAGCATTATATTCTTCTTCTCTTCATCGCTTAGATTCATGTGCTCAGGTCGCAGGTGGGCAATTGTGAGTATGGGAGCCGTCTCCGTTAATCCGTAGCCGCTTATGACGATCATTCCCCTAGCATTAGAGGCATCCAGTAATCCCTTGGGTAGAGCGGCGCCTCCTATTATCATTTTGACTCCATGCAAGTCATACTTGCTTGAGTCCGGGTGAGAAAGCAGTGCGTATAGTATGGTAGGTACGCCGGCTGTGAATGTTACCTTCTCTTCATTTATTAATCGGAGCATGTGGCCCCACTCAAATTTTCCTGGATAGATCATCTTTACCCCAGCCAATGGAAGGGAGTATGGCATTCCCCATGCGTGTACATGATACATGGGGACGAGAGGCATAGCGGTGTCCGTGTTTCGTAATTCTATTGGTGGCTGAACCACTGCGCCTATGGTGGCTAAGGAATGAAGCACCAGTCCCCTATGTGTATGTATGCCTCCCTTGGGTAATCCCGTGGTTCCCGACGTGAATAGCATAGTTGCTGGGGTTCTTTCATCTAGTTCTGGAAAACTTGCTTCCCCTTGCCGATTGGTTTCATCATAGTAATTAAGCATCTTGGCTCCGAGACCGTTATTGGGCACCTTGTTTTCATCGCTCATATATATCACTGCCTTTATCGATTTCACGTTTTCCATTATTGGCTTTAGGAGGGGGGAGAAATCATCTATATTTATGAATAGTAGTTCAGGTTTTGCGGCGTTCATTGTGTATATTATCTCTTGTGGAGCTAGACGTACGTTAACTGTAAAAAGAGTGGCTCCAACGGATGGCACGGCATAATATAATTCACCATACCTGAGGGAATTCCAATCCAGCACAGCAACCCTGGTGCCGGGTTCACCGGGCTTACCTGCCTTAACCCCCAGCTCCAGCAATAGCGATGCAACTTTCCTGACCCTACTATTGAACTCCCTATTTGTCAATGACACGCGTTTACCATTATATGGCCAATATACAATCTCTCTATTGGGATATGATGATGTAGCATAGTTTAATATTTTGTCTATTGTTAGTTGATAGTCATAGTAACTCATGAATCTACTAGGTATAGCACGCTAATAAATGTTACTGCTCTACACTACATATAGGTAATATTTTTAATCTAGCCAGTATCAAATCTCAGCGAGAAATATGGTATTTCCATTTGATGGACTGGGCGACTATCAATTAATCTTCAAGGCCGAGCACGAAATGTTCAGGAAAGCCGTGCGGGAATTCGTAGAGAAGGAGATAAAGCCCTTGGCGCCGCAAATAGATGAGACAGATGAAGTTCCGAAGCCCCTCCTCGAGAAAATGG
The Thermocladium sp. ECH_B genome window above contains:
- a CDS encoding AMP-dependent synthetase; its protein translation is MSYYDYQLTIDKILNYATSSYPNREIVYWPYNGKRVSLTNREFNSRVRKVASLLLELGVKAGKPGEPGTRVAVLDWNSLRYGELYYAVPSVGATLFTVNVRLAPQEIIYTMNAAKPELLFINIDDFSPLLKPIMENVKSIKAVIYMSDENKVPNNGLGAKMLNYYDETNRQGEASFPELDERTPATMLFTSGTTGLPKGGIHTHRGLVLHSLATIGAVVQPPIELRNTDTAMPLVPMYHVHAWGMPYSLPLAGVKMIYPGKFEWGHMLRLINEEKVTFTAGVPTILYALLSHPDSSKYDLHGVKMIIGGAALPKGLLDASNARGMIVISGYGLTETAPILTIAHLRPEHMNLSDEEKKNIMLRTGLPVALVDLRVVDEYDRDVPPDGKTIGEIAVRSPWLFKEYMGDPEKTKNAWRNGWFHTGDAAVKFEDGYVKIVDRMKDVVKSGGEWISSLRLEDLISTHTSVAAVAVIGVSHDKWGERPIALVVPKKGQQLKEEDIIHHLEQYVIKGVIPKWWLPDKVVILDELPLTSTGKVDKKTLRDKYNNILKQ
- a CDS encoding triose-phosphate isomerase, which codes for MRFPILVINMKAYPEIIGQGSVQLAKVAEDVSKELGVSIAVAPPLTELRRVVEAVSIDVFAQSADPVRPGAATGYTPLEMIKETGARGVILNHSEHRLLLNDLTWXIGRAKELGLEQLVCAPDPESSAAVAALSPTAVAVEPPELIGTGKAVSKEKPGVITRTVELVSRINPGINVITGAGIESGSDVEAALRLGTKGVLVASAIVRAKNWREKVLELARPLQLASFPP